A single window of Aphidius gifuensis isolate YNYX2018 linkage group LG1, ASM1490517v1, whole genome shotgun sequence DNA harbors:
- the LOC122847693 gene encoding geranylgeranyl transferase type-2 subunit alpha encodes MHGRVKVRTTAEQEAIKKIERAKKVVLYKAALNIVFQKRNDKIFDDELFMTSEQMLLQNPDIATVWNIRREAIISNDWKDEEFTKKMADELYLTERCLRENPKSYSAWHHRCWIMDKLPESDWKNELLFCGKCLDLDERNFHCWDYRRYLVEKTCIPDAEELEFSTTKIYKNFSNYSSWHYRSKILSKMCPDKSGDLPIDSETHKEELDLVMNAIFTDPNDSSAFFYQRWLLDYSKSQSNKLWRAKITNKKAIIIFHDDTSIDDNKPLIISNDIEIPATWYTNNNKKYSKLWIAKFENEQNEFDKLIIKINNDTFELEPTNNSWYYYSKYSLVDKHNKEQLKEQMDSYQELTKMEPNNKWAVLTGIFIMKNYDFIEYHDKILEDLSALIKIDKLRSNYYLDIRSKCIMDYKLHTIWQDEKIDKLNDTIDLSNLNMTIIYNEHYLSLFEDVNLSGNDLGNSLHRLETLEECKKLSLSNNNLKSIKKLQKLNNIEVILLNDNQLTNQDELITLINNNKNIIKIDLRGNPICNDDKIVENLIESFRNIEILV; translated from the exons atg caCGGTCGTGTCAAAGTACGAACAACTGCTGAACAAgaagcaattaaaaaaattgaaagagcAAAAAAAGTTGTACTTTATAAAGCTGCattgaatattgtttttcaaaag agaaatgataaaatttttgatgatgaattattcATGACAAGTGAACAAATGCTTTTGCAAAATCCAGATATTGCAACTGTTTGGAATATTCGTAGGGAAGCAATAATCAGCAATGAttg gaAAGATGaagaatttactaaaaaaatggCTGATGAATTGTATTTAACTGAAAGATGTTTACGTGAAAATCCAAAGTCTTACAGTGCTTGGCATCATCGTTGTTGGATAATGGATAAATTGCCTGAATCTGATtggaaaaatgaattattattttgtggaaAATGTCTAGATTTAGACGAACgaaatt ttcaTTGCTGGGATTACAGACGATATTTGGTTGAAAAAACTTGTATTCCTGATGCTGAAGAGCTGgaattttcaacaacaaaaatatataaaaatttttcaaactatTCATCATGGCATTATCGAAGTAAAATATTATCGAAAATGTGTCCTGATAAAAGTGGTGATTTACCAATTGATTCAGAAACACACAAagaag aACTTGATTTAGTAATGAATGCAATATTTACTGATCCAAATGATTCAAGTGCATTTTTCTATCAACGTTGGCTTCTTGATTATTCGAAATCTCAATCAAATAAACTTTGGCGtgctaaaataacaaataaaaaagccattataatatttcatgATGATACATCAATTGACGACAACAAGCCATTAATTATAAGcaatgacattgaaataccAGCAACATGGTAcaccaataacaataaaaaatattcaaaattatggattgcaaaatttgaaaatgaacaaaatgaatttgataaattaattataaaaattaataatgatacattTGAGCTTGAACCAACAAATAACAGCtggtattattattctaaataTTCATTAGTTGATAAACACAACAAGGAACAATTAAAAGAACAAATGGATAGTTATCAAGAATTAACTAAAATGGAACCAAACAACAAGTGGGCTGTATTAACTGgtatatttatcatgaaaaattatgattttattgagtatcatgataaaatattgGAGGATTTAAGTgccttaattaaaattgataaactacgttcaaattattatctagATATTC gcAGCAAATGTATCATGGATTACAAACTTCATACAATTTGGCAGGATGAAAagatagataaattaaatgatactattgatttatcaaatctcaacatgacaattatttataatgaacaTTATTTGAGTCTTTTTGAAGATGTTAATCTATCTGGTAATGATCTTGGTAATTCATTACATCGTCTTGAGACACTTGAAGagtgtaaaaaattatcactatcaaataataatttaaaaagcattaaaaaattacaaaaattaaataacattgaggttatattattgaatgatAATCAATTAACTAATCAAGATGaattaattacattaattaataataataaaaatattattaaaattgatttacgtGGAAATCCAATttgtaatgatgataaaattgtcgaaaatttaattgaatcattTCGAAATATAGAAATTCtggtttaa
- the LOC122847714 gene encoding uncharacterized protein LOC122847714 has translation MKTALCLLLFGIVAVSAQRRLALPDPRSCANRVRHASYRDARGVAHSYFFSWEHQPTRSLEVDWLDSRNICRRHCMDAVSLETPQENEFIKQRIARGNVRYIWTSGRKCNFNGCDRPDLQPQNINGWFWSGSGAKVGPTTQRNTGDWSQTGGYGQAQPDNREAAQGNDESCLAILNNFYNDGVKWHDVACHHLKPFVCEDSDELLKFVASRNPGLRL, from the exons atGAAGACTGcattgtgtttattattgtttggtATTGTTGCTGTATCAGCACAGAGAAGATTAGCCTTACCTGATCCAAGAAGCTGTGCAAATC gtGTTCGTCATGCTTCATACAGAGATGCACGAGGTGTAGCACATTCTTACTTTTTCAGTTGGGAACATCAGCCAACAAGAAGTCTTGAAGTTGATTGGCTTGATTCAAGAAATATTTGTCGTCGTCATTGTATGGATGCTGTGTCACTTGAAACACCAcaagaaaatgaatttattaaacaaagaaTAGCCAGAG GTAATGTGAGATACATCTGGACATCTGGAAGAAAATGTAACTTCAATGGTTGTGATAGACCAGATCTTCAGCCTCAAAATATTAATGGATGGTTCTGGTCTGGTTCTGGTGCTAAAGTTGGACCAACAACACAACGTAATACTGGTGATTGGAGTCAAACTGGTGGATATGGACAAGCACAACCTGATAATCGTGAAGCTGCACAG GGTAATGATGAGTCTTGTcttgcaattttaaataacttttacaATGACGGTGTTAAATGGCATGATGTTGCATGTCATCACTTGAAGCCATTTGTATGCGAAGACAGTGATGAACTTTTGAAATTTGTTGCATCAAGAAACCCAGGTCTTcgtctttaa
- the LOC122847703 gene encoding uncharacterized protein LOC122847703, with amino-acid sequence MTYNVEDYYTYIKERNTFPVSFLNVNQLSLNEVTDIFKIYGDLKVIQSKSPTGYCFVNFFNEESAINCVLSMKNHDKIKLCRPNKRDPLPRSELNKEKNNNNDDKIIKTSISDRLKINPVDDNGEDKGETLIIDKPTSSPSLQPTPVHPAQLIEQKKNLLQSFKSIDNLSEQLIEKQQKKVELFDDKIVDKSSDKEHMLLEKNKKDEKIIQAIDEEFIETYDAGSVSNVPHDLSPITSTAINTCETSSSHSGLLEKIEEEEEDEGVPCGALSTCQHIFIDNDDVFYTDENYLTFNVTDKPMQVIEAQDIIIAGIPAELGTIGILHYLEKFNPILITNIKRTYTEPSVRYCHVYFTTPQDAENAEIYFDDKLFGSSRIIALRPDSLAQQIFKAA; translated from the coding sequence atgacataTAATGTTGAAGATTATTACACTTACATCAAAGAACGGAACACATTTCCTGTATCTTTTCTCAATGTGAATCAATTGTCTCTCAATGAAGTcactgatatatttaaaatatatggtGATTTAAAAGTTATACAATCAAAAAGTCCAACTGgttattgttttgttaatttttttaatgaagaaAGTGCAATAAATTGTGTTTtgtcaatgaaaaatcatgataaaattaaattatgtcgTCCAAATAAACGTGATCCATTACCAAGATCTGaattaaacaaagaaaaaaacaataataatgatgataaaattattaaaacaagtaTATCTGATCGTCTCAAGATAAATCCAGTTGATGACAATGGTGAGGACAAAGGAGAgacattaattattgataaaccaacttcatcaccatcattacAACCAACACCAGTTCATCCAGCTCAacttattgaacaaaaaaaaaatcttttacaatcatttaaatcaattgataatttatctgaacaattaattgaaaaacaacaaaaaaaagttgaattatttgatgataaaattgttgataaatcaagtGATAAAGAACACATGCTGCTTGAGAAGAacaaaaaagatgaaaaaatcattcaagCAATAGATGAAGAATTTATTGAGACATATGATGCTGGGTCAGTGTCAAATGTACCACATGATTTATCACCAATAACTTCAACAGCTATAAATACTTGTGAAACAAGCTCAAGTCATTCTGGattgttggaaaaaattgaagaagaagaagaagatgaaggtGTTCCATGTGGTGCATTATCAACATGTCAgcatatatttattgacaatgatgatgttttttatACTGATGAAAATTATCTAACTTTTAATGTCACTGATAAACCAATGCAAGTTATTGAAGCACAGGATATTATAATTGCTGGTATACCAGCTGAACTTGGAACAATTGGTATATTAcattatttggaaaaatttaatccaattttaataacaaatattaaaagaacATATACAGAACCATCAGTTAGATATTGCCATGTTTATTTTACAACACCACAAGATGCTGAGAATgctgaaatatattttgatgataaattatttggttCATCAAGAATCATTGCTTTGAGACCCGACAGTCTTGCTCAACAAATTTTCAAAGCtgcttaa